tatgatgaaaataattctttattGGCACAAACATGGCATGAGGCACCAAAATCTATCCACTATTCTCTTGGATTTCCAACCAAGTTGCATTCTGAAAGCATTGCACAAAGATCGTTCATCTCTCCTTTGGATTCAGCCAAATTTGcttgatccttcttcttgttcttcttggGACCCCTATATTCAGTAGCCTTATGACCACATTTGCCACAGTTGAAGCAGCTtccattgaatttcttcttaggaggattgctctttggaccagatgctttctttcttttctttgattttgtgggattttcttcaacaatatttactcAAGATATTGCTGAATTACCACGTGACCTCTTTTCTGCAGCCTTGTTGTCCTCTTCGATTCTCAGTCTTACCATGAGATCTTCAACAGTCATCTCCTTGCGTTTATGAttcaagtagtttttgaagtccttccacaatggaggtaacttctcaataattgcagccacttgaaatgcatcattcacaaccaatcctacattaaagattatgtgagtattaaaaataaacttaatatttcCAACATAGGTATTAAATAAATGTATACCTTCAGCAAGGAGATCATGTATTATGACCtgcaattcttgaacttgggtgATAACGGTCTTACtgtctatcatcttatagtcctctacaagaaaagagtaaaattgtGACGGAATATTTGAAACGGAGAAGTCTGTCACAAATTGTCACGAAATTTTGACGGATTTGTGACAGATTAATcttatagaaataaaaaaattaaaagaatttttttaccTACTAAAATTCTGAAAGTGACGGATTTGTGATAGATttataacaaatatttaatataagttTTGTGACAGAACATTTCCGTCACAAAATGatagcaaataaaaataaatgaatatatgtagtcacaaaatcatcaaaaatattATGACGGATTTACATTCCGTctcaatttaataaaaagacaataaattataaaatctttAACTTAATGAACCATTTTTTCCgcgaaattttttaaaaatattagatGACCTTTTAACTTTCCCCCAAAATTTTCAGCACTTTTAGttttcactacaagaaaaagccTTTATTAAGACCAATATTTAAGGACGAGTCTATATTCTTGTCTCTAAAAATATATCTATTGGGACGAGATTATATTTTGGTCCTTATTGGTATATGTTATAATGAAGACATTAAATTCGGTCCCTAAAAAAGTTACTAACTAGTTcttaatttattcttattattagctatagtatttttttcaatatattttttaaaaatattaaatttattatattcaaagggtgatatggtcaaattgtcatttcatttattactttatgtctcaatttatgtgataccaTTTCAAATTTCGaaagtcaaataatttaaatttgatcgtGAATTTTTTGGCatgaaatctttaaattttttgaaataaatttttcatatttcaaaattaagtaaaaattactataaattaaaataattaaaaaatatattgaaagaTGCCACATAATTTTGGACAAAGGGAGTACCCTTCAAGATTAGTACTAAGTCAATATTTATCAAGTAAAAAATGaacgaagaaaataaaaatatttttattataaattctTAATAAACATGTGAAAGAAAAATGTGATAATTATTTCCTTTGTGGCCGACAACTCCACAGTAGACTGCACCTCTTCCTTGACTTCAATCCATCCCCCACGTGTCCACCTGCttccctttaatttttttattttcaacaacAAGAGATTTAGTTTCCAAAGAATAAAGTGTAAATGTAATTGGATGCATATTTTGAGGCTTGAGCGGGAAAGTCTTTCCGCCAATAcgaaaagtttttcttttatcaaatttgaggcgctaaaaaattaattctaaaaGTAAAACGAAAAAAACTAATTCTCAAAATAGAAGCTTGTCCTAAAAGTTGCCCTAATCTCTTCAAATCACCACTACAATTGAGAATGAATGAAACCCAACTGCCCTAGCTAATCTCAGCGATGTTTTGCCCCTTCAATGGATAGATGTGTATTCTTCTTTGTGCTATTGTTGTCTCCCCTAATCTCAACTACATTCTTCCATTAAATTGGTAAAGGTGTCTTCTTCTTCCTCGTGTTGTTGTTACTCGATCTGATTGAAATAGAATCCATTAAAACTTTGCTCGAGACAAAATTTCAAGTGTGTTCATTCTTCTGATCGAGTTTTTGCTGCACTGTTCGAAATATAATCCAACACAGCTTTGCTTGGGACAATATTTCAGGTGGGTTCATCTTCCGATCGAGTTGTTGTGTTTCTTTCATAAGTTATATGAATAACGTTTTTTCTTGTGTATTCAAGttacttcttcttcatcttttttaacatttattagGTTAATGATTTCAACTGCAAAAATTATTGGGTGTTGAGATTTTGCGACCATATAcatgatacataaatatacaAGTATATGACTTGTAATTCAATGACTCATCTTCTTGGTTACAAGTAAATATTAGAAACTCCAAGTATAAAAACATAGATGTGAGACACATTTGCTAGTACATAGCAGCCAGCTGCTCTTTTTTAACATTTACATTTAGAACATAGTACATTAATTTCTAAATTAGCAGCAACTGTACATATCTTTTATGCTGGctctgttttttattttttacacaaCTTCATAACgacataaattttgttttaaatatttttactatgCTGCAACACTATCGCTGCTAGCTACCCTGTTTTAACGGTTTCTGCCGAGATGTTGTTAATCTAACTTGTCttttattctaatttattcCATTTGCTTATATTATCTACCTAATGTTATTTAGTTGTGGTTCTTCAAAATAGATGTTGGATTCTTGGCTAATGTATCTCaaagttttctaatttttcttatttcttgctTCTTCTACTGATGTTTCTGGATATCACTTTGTTAATGACTAAACACCTATTTATTTGCTTGTTCCTAAAGAACAATGTAATTATGTATATTCCAAAGAGAAAATCAAATCTTCATCAACTCAtgcttttaatttattagaaaataatcTCCTTTACATCAATTCTCATTTCATTCTCTTTTGTTCTATAAACTTTTTCAGGTAGTTTGTGTATGTCTATTAGTTTCTGGAAGATTTCTACATTGGTGTTTCTATCATTGCTTAAGTTAGGTAAGAGGATAATTTACATCTTAAAGCATTTATTTTATGTGACCAAGTAGGATACAAAACTTATTATCACATTTGCTAAAGGTTAGTTTCTTCTTCGTACTAATTAAATCACTAAAAAAGATATTGGTGTCGTACGAGTAGAATGAAGCTTATAAATTGAATACATCTTTGGCATATCTGTTTTTACATGATCACCTTGACATGtagtattatttaaaataaaatagtacacTATTTCTAGGTTCTAACTACTATAACTTTTGGTGATTAACTGAttgtttatgaatttgaattcATTATATTTTGCTATCTCTAGGTTCTAGTGTCATATATAAATTAGTAGTCATCATGTAAGTTTTAACACATTTATTATTTGTGTCAGTGTATATAATATGAGTAACTCTGATCGTGAGTGGATGTATGCTAGAATACTGGAAGATGGATTCATAAATCCAAAGTTTATTGATGGAGTTGAGAACTTTGTtgcatttgcaaaagaacatCCACAGTGCATGGATGGTGAGAAGTTAAGATGTCCTTGTAATCATCGTAAGTgtcgaaataaaaatattttggatgAGTTTACAATTATGACACATCTAGGAACTTATGGCTTTGTACCGGATTATTACCGTTGGTATCACCATGGAGAAAGTTATATTTCAAATCCAAGTGTGCTTAACGATCATCAAGAAGAAGCTTCTGGTGAAACCGTGAATCCTCAATCCCATAATGCATTCCGGTCAATGGTTTTTGATGTTGCTGGGCCTTCTTATAATGGTAACGTGGAAGAGGACCCAAATCCAACAACACAACATATTTATGATATGCTCAAAGCATCGGAACAAGAGATTTGGACGGGAAATCCACATGGACATACACAATTGTCTGTTGTTGCTCGTTTGTTGAATCTTAAGGCAGAACATCATTTTTCGGAAAGGTTGTATGATGAGTTATGTCAGTTTATATCAGAATTGATGCCAAGTGATAACAAAATGATCGATAGCTTCTATGGTACTAAAAAGCTAATGCGGGGATTAGGCTTGCCAGTCGAGAAGATTGATTGTTGCAAAAATGGATGTATGCTTTATTGGCGTGAGGACAGTGAACTAATCAATTGCAAATTTTGCTCTCATCCTCGATTTAAGAGATCAAAACATCAACGTTCCAAGAAGAAAACTAATATTTCTTATAAGAAGATGTATTATTTTCCTTTAACTCCACGGCTacaaaggttgtatgcatcTAATGCAACAGCAAAACATATGAGATGGCATTCAGAGCATGAAAGAGATGGTGTCATGCGTCATCCCTCAGACTCTCCTGCTTGGAAGCATTTTGATGAGACGCATCCACATTTTGCATCTGAAGTTAGAAATGTTAGATTGGGTTTGTCTACTGATGGGTTTCAACCGTTTGGTCAATCAGGCCAACAATATTCCTCTTGGCCTGTGATAGTTACACCATATAATTTACCACCTTGGATGTGCATGAAAGATGAATACATGTTTTTATCTGTGATTGTACCTGGTCCAAAAaatccaaaacaaaaaattgatgtCTTTTTGCAACCCCTCATTGAAGAGTTGAAAGAATTATGGGAGGTAGGAGTCCAAACATATGATGtttcaagtaaaaataattttcaaatgcaAGTTGCATTGATGTGGACAATAAGTGATTTTCCAGCGTACTCAATGTTGTCGGGTTGGAGTACAGCAGGAAAATTAGCTTGTCCTTATTGCATGAAAGATTCTGATGCTTTTTCACTATCCAATGGTAGAAAAGTCTCATGGTTTGACAATCACAGAAAGTTCTTACCACCAGATCATACATGGCGAAAAAACAAAAAGTGGTTCAAGAAGGGTCAAATAGTACATAAGGTTGCATCTACTGAACAATCAGGTTTACAAATACTTAGGGAGATTGAGGATTTGGGACTCATGAAAGTGACAGAACTTTGTTCTGATAAGGTGAATGCAAGAATATCAAAGAATAGCTTATGTGGTTGGAAGAAaagaagtatattttgggaCTTGCCTTACTGGAAAACAAATCTTATTCGGCATAACCTTGATGTGATGCACatagaaaaaaatgtgtttGATAACATTTTTAACACCATCATGAATGTTAAGGGAAAAACAAAGGACAATGCCAAATCTAGAGAAGATTTAAAAGTACTTTGCAATCGTCCAGAGTTGCATCAGGATGAAACTACTAAAAAGTACCCGAAAGCTTGTTACATGTTAGATGATAATGCCAAAAAAGTGCTTTGTAAGTGGTTGCAAGAGTTGAGATTTCCTGATGGTTATGTGTCTAACATGGGAAGATGTGTTGACATGAACAAGCTTAAACTCTTTGGTATGAAgagtcatgattgtcatgtaTTTATGCAACGGCTCATACCTATTGCATTTCGAGATTTGCTTCCACGAAATGTGTGGGAACCATTGACAGagttgagtcttttttttaaagatctCACTTCTACCTCAATAACTGAGGAACACATGAGACAATTAGAAAGAAATATTCCTCTCATCTTGACTAAGCTTGAGCGCATTTTTCCTCCAAGCTTCTGGGATTCTATGGAACATCTTCCCATCCATTTAGCTTATGAAGCACGTTTAGCAGGCCCAGTTCAAGAACGATGGATGTATCCATGTGAAAGGTAacttaagttaattatatattataagatatataaatatactagTGATACTATATTGACATATACTTACATTATGTTTGAAGGAAACTCCATGGGGTGAAGTATGATATCAAAAATAAGAATAGAGTTGAAGGTTGTATACGCAACGCATGTTTGGTTAAAGAATCATCAACACTTTGTACGCACTACTTTAAGTCAGACATTTTGACTAGATATAGAAAAGTGCCACGAAATGCGGATGATGGTGGGGTTGGAGAGGACCATCCTGAAATGTTGTCTATTTTCAAGCATGTTGGTCGTGGTTTtggtaaaaagaaaataagaaggtTAGATGATAGAGAATATCATGCAGCTCGGACATATATTTTGTTGAATTGTGATGAAGTGAAACCATATATAAAGTAAGTTAATTATCATGATCTAGATATACATATTATTTACATTTGAAGTTATTGaaataaattaacttttttttcttcagaatttTTGAGGATACCTTGAGACAAATACAACCATGTATTCAAGATAGCGAGATTGATGCTAAACTTGAAACAGAGTTTGCGTCTTGGTTTAATCAATACGTAAGTACTAATAGATCTAAATTAATCTATACAGtaaattcaatataatcttAATGTATGCCTAATTACTTATAGTGTCAATAGGCACGTGATCCTTCATCCGGCATTACCAATCAATTCATGAAAGATCTTGCAGAAGGGCCACTGCATAAGGTTCAACCCTTTAATGGATATGTTGTAAATGGTTACAAATTTCACACTGAAGAATACGGTTCAAATAAATCTACAATGAATAGTGGTATATGCATTAAGGGCTCTAGTCACAGTGCAAATGAGATCGATTATTATGGTATATTGACAGAAATTCTGCAGCTAGAGTATCATGCATTACCATTTAAGCGAATCGTATTATTTAAATGTTCTTGGTTTGATCCAACACCAAAACATGGTACAAGAGTACATC
This genomic stretch from Solanum stenotomum isolate F172 chromosome 10, ASM1918654v1, whole genome shotgun sequence harbors:
- the LOC125842930 gene encoding uncharacterized protein LOC125842930 produces the protein MSNSDREWMYARILEDGFINPKFIDGVENFVAFAKEHPQCMDGEKLRCPCNHRKCRNKNILDEFTIMTHLGTYGFVPDYYRWYHHGESYISNPSVLNDHQEEASGETVNPQSHNAFRSMVFDVAGPSYNGNVEEDPNPTTQHIYDMLKASEQEIWTGNPHGHTQLSVVARLLNLKAEHHFSERLYDELCQFISELMPSDNKMIDSFYGTKKLMRGLGLPVEKIDCCKNGCMLYWREDSELINCKFCSHPRFKRSKHQRSKKKTNISYKKMYYFPLTPRLQRLYASNATAKHMRWHSEHERDGVMRHPSDSPAWKHFDETHPHFASEVRNVRLGLSTDGFQPFGQSGQQYSSWPVIVTPYNLPPWMCMKDEYMFLSVIVPGPKNPKQKIDVFLQPLIEELKELWEVGVQTYDVSSKNNFQMQVALMWTISDFPAYSMLSGWSTAGKLACPYCMKDSDAFSLSNGRKVSWFDNHRKFLPPDHTWRKNKKWFKKGQIVHKVASTEQSGLQILREIEDLGLMKVTELCSDKVNARISKNSLCGWKKRSIFWDLPYWKTNLIRHNLDVMHIEKNVFDNIFNTIMNVKGKTKDNAKSREDLKVLCNRPELHQDETTKKYPKACYMLDDNAKKVLCKWLQELRFPDGYVSNMGRCVDMNKLKLFGMKSHDCHVFMQRLIPIAFRDLLPRNVWEPLTELSLFFKDLTSTSITEEHMRQLERNIPLILTKLERIFPPSFWDSMEHLPIHLAYEARLAGPVQERWMYPCERKLHGVKYDIKNKNRVEGCIRNACLVKESSTLCTHYFKSDILTRYRKVPRNADDGGVGEDHPEMLSIFKHVGRGFGKKKIRRLDDREYHAARTYILLNCDEVKPYIKIFEDTLRQIQPCIQDSEIDAKLETEFASWFNQYARDPSSGITNQFMKDLAEGPLHKVQPFNGYVVNGYKFHTEEYGSNKSTMNSGICIKGSSHSANEIDYYGILTEILQLEYHALPFKRIVLFKCSWFDPTPKHGTRVHPQYNLVEVNRRRAFNKYEPFIMAVQASQVYFETYPSVKRTQNDWLAVCQIKARSIVDVPNIVEKPHTLNDLAFQEDNSQMHEIEICEDETPYILNDPDGIFIDMEEEEEGEREEEEREMEENDEANDNDDEEEEDNMSDTPSSNAGSPTGPCTPTTPSTPDVSIGSTSCSSTSARLVISVVVEK